A window of the Isosphaera pallida ATCC 43644 genome harbors these coding sequences:
- a CDS encoding gamma-glutamyl-gamma-aminobutyrate hydrolase family protein, protein MKVKDKERPLIGINTDFRSLGRGTSGVSQVHSGYYDCILTAGGIPILIPPISKDYELFPLLDKLDGLVLTGGDDLDPRRMGLPPHRSVKVMAERREACDRLLCKYAADHKLPVVGIGLGLQEMNVCYGGNNYLHLPEDLPKSLPHYDPHGAEHRHIVEMLPHTKMFELYGEGEICVVSAHHQGVRRVAPGFRPSAVAPDGLIEAIESKDASWFAIGVQWHAENQGHLSLDMQLFEAFVEAAARRSGKTAASKIMLAKAG, encoded by the coding sequence ATGAAGGTCAAGGACAAGGAACGGCCCCTGATCGGCATCAACACCGACTTCCGCAGCCTCGGCCGAGGTACGTCGGGAGTCAGTCAAGTCCACAGCGGTTACTACGACTGCATCTTGACCGCCGGTGGCATTCCGATCCTGATTCCGCCCATCTCCAAGGACTACGAGCTGTTCCCGCTGCTGGACAAGCTCGACGGCCTCGTGCTGACCGGCGGCGACGACCTAGACCCGCGGCGGATGGGGCTGCCCCCTCACCGCTCGGTCAAAGTGATGGCGGAACGCCGCGAAGCCTGCGACCGTCTGCTCTGCAAATACGCCGCCGACCACAAGCTGCCGGTCGTCGGAATTGGCTTGGGTCTTCAAGAAATGAACGTCTGCTATGGTGGTAACAATTACCTCCATCTGCCCGAGGATCTGCCCAAAAGTCTGCCGCACTATGACCCTCACGGCGCAGAGCATCGCCACATCGTCGAGATGCTGCCGCATACGAAGATGTTCGAGCTGTATGGGGAGGGGGAGATTTGCGTGGTCAGCGCCCACCATCAAGGGGTGCGGCGGGTCGCGCCTGGGTTCCGGCCCTCGGCGGTGGCCCCAGATGGTCTGATCGAGGCGATCGAGTCTAAGGATGCCTCCTGGTTCGCCATCGGCGTCCAGTGGCATGCTGAGAATCAAGGCCATCTCTCGCTGGACATGCAACTCTTCGAGGCGTTCGTCGAAGCCGCCGCTCGTCGCTCGGGCAAAACGGCTGCCTCCAAGATCATGCTGGCCAAGGCGGGCTGA
- a CDS encoding Gfo/Idh/MocA family oxidoreductase produces MAAGGTPKLGVVGVGRLWEARHRPALRQPYPPLRVTACFDQVARRAEREAELFRARAASSLRGLIFGADVEAVAFVTRQWFHPLGVEWAIEAGRPVFVAVDPVDDWADYVGLVERMTRTEAPVFLELERRHLPALRRLIQLREERLGPIHHIRFTLKKRVDATRTTSVPPAEPAVGLAIETIAGLRARTPRRVEFRPRAFALDDAGGKAQSGWRIDFADDVEVEVVESDQPRWSLAIRAEAGEAVWDGPNSIRWRETIPNHNTPGTGTSVVGDWQTEEMTGAEAVGHDSLAQFAAAIGCPERFAWQRNADQRLVAWAQAAAQSRDIGAAVLDSPPRIDSDLNSDPSVTDRTRNPGQGETHS; encoded by the coding sequence GTGGCCGCAGGCGGGACGCCCAAGCTGGGAGTGGTTGGGGTGGGACGCCTTTGGGAGGCGCGTCATCGTCCCGCGCTCCGCCAGCCCTATCCTCCGTTGCGGGTCACCGCCTGCTTTGACCAGGTGGCCCGTCGGGCCGAGCGGGAGGCCGAATTGTTCCGCGCGCGGGCAGCGTCCAGTTTGCGCGGGTTGATCTTTGGGGCTGACGTGGAGGCGGTCGCCTTCGTAACTCGCCAGTGGTTTCATCCTTTAGGGGTGGAATGGGCAATTGAGGCCGGGCGGCCCGTCTTCGTCGCCGTTGATCCGGTGGACGATTGGGCCGACTACGTTGGGCTGGTCGAACGGATGACCCGCACCGAGGCTCCGGTCTTCCTCGAACTGGAACGGCGGCATCTGCCCGCTCTTCGGCGTTTGATCCAGTTGCGCGAGGAACGACTGGGACCGATCCACCACATTCGTTTCACTCTCAAAAAACGGGTTGACGCCACTCGGACCACCAGCGTTCCACCCGCCGAACCGGCCGTCGGTCTGGCAATCGAGACCATCGCCGGTCTGCGCGCGCGCACGCCGCGACGTGTGGAGTTTCGCCCCCGAGCGTTCGCGTTGGACGACGCCGGAGGGAAGGCGCAATCCGGTTGGCGAATCGACTTCGCCGACGACGTCGAGGTTGAAGTGGTCGAGAGCGACCAGCCACGGTGGTCCCTGGCAATACGCGCTGAGGCGGGCGAAGCGGTGTGGGATGGTCCCAACTCGATCCGCTGGCGCGAGACGATTCCCAACCACAACACGCCAGGGACGGGAACAAGCGTCGTTGGCGATTGGCAAACCGAGGAGATGACGGGAGCCGAGGCAGTCGGCCATGATTCCCTGGCGCAATTCGCCGCGGCGATTGGCTGCCCCGAACGGTTCGCATGGCAACGCAACGCCGACCAACGTCTGGTCGCTTGGGCCCAGGCCGCGGCTCAATCCCGCGACATCGGCGCAGCGGTGCTGGACTCTCCTCCCCGGATCGACTCCGATCTCAACTCCGATCCGTCCGTCACGGATCGAACCCGCAACCCAGGCCAGGGCGAAACCCATTCATGA
- a CDS encoding DUF1499 domain-containing protein: MTRFARRWLIGLGITAAVPILGLAGLSIRSRFVQPATSEPPPPGGRLAPCPESPNCVCSQDDPTDPVHFIEPLRWDGPPEEGLERLKTAAAQRFSGTVAAEEPGRYVRMECLTQLFWFVDDLEFLADPAHGVIHVRSASRVGRSDLGVNRARVETLRDALNK; encoded by the coding sequence ATGACTCGGTTCGCCCGCCGTTGGCTCATTGGTCTGGGAATCACCGCCGCGGTACCGATCCTTGGTTTGGCCGGCCTGTCGATCCGGTCCCGATTCGTTCAACCGGCCACCTCGGAACCGCCACCCCCAGGAGGGCGGTTAGCTCCCTGCCCTGAGTCGCCCAACTGCGTTTGCTCGCAGGACGACCCCACCGATCCGGTCCACTTCATCGAGCCGTTGCGTTGGGATGGACCACCCGAGGAGGGTTTGGAGCGCCTCAAGACTGCGGCCGCTCAGCGGTTTTCCGGCACCGTCGCCGCCGAGGAGCCAGGTCGTTACGTGCGGATGGAGTGCCTCACCCAACTTTTCTGGTTCGTGGACGACCTCGAATTTCTGGCCGATCCCGCTCATGGGGTCATTCACGTCCGCTCCGCCTCGCGGGTAGGACGCTCCGATCTGGGCGTCAACCGCGCTCGGGTCGAAACGTTGCGCGACGCTTTGAACAAGTGA
- a CDS encoding tetratricopeptide repeat protein, translated as MSSSFHPCNSDDSDAVKASGHPSSTPRSSHDDVADDPLRALCREADRLFWSLDYAQAARLYTQARDLLPPELDRSETAAWLETMIGDAYLLDGQLERARHAYQRAFDLADAPDNPYLLLRLGQTAFDLGDVDQARAHLARAWELGGPDLFDEEEPRYRALLDQASPPPPKHE; from the coding sequence ATGAGTTCGTCTTTTCATCCATGCAATTCTGACGATTCAGACGCGGTCAAAGCGAGTGGCCATCCCTCTTCCACACCGCGATCCTCCCACGACGACGTGGCGGACGATCCCCTCAGAGCGCTTTGTCGGGAGGCCGATCGGCTATTCTGGTCATTGGACTACGCCCAGGCGGCTCGGCTCTACACCCAGGCGCGCGACCTGCTGCCGCCCGAACTCGACCGGAGCGAAACTGCCGCCTGGTTGGAAACCATGATCGGCGACGCCTATTTGCTCGACGGCCAACTGGAACGGGCCCGTCACGCCTACCAACGCGCCTTTGATCTGGCCGACGCCCCTGACAACCCCTATCTCCTCTTAAGGTTGGGCCAAACCGCCTTTGATCTGGGCGACGTTGACCAGGCCCGCGCCCATCTCGCCCGCGCTTGGGAGCTGGGCGGCCCTGACCTCTTCGACGAGGAGGAGCCACGTTACCGCGCGTTGCTCGACCAAGCCTCTCCACCTCCCCCCAAACACGAATGA
- a CDS encoding cytochrome c biogenesis protein: MNKVSNWNRIGSGQTDLIGRSARWLAASTLLLVLTITAAELPTTAAADAQPAIPTGDTPAYEELGRWAIQQDGRLKPFDTYARQMMKRVAGKERPIVVGPEGERRVWNPVAAVFDWAIHPDEWNQRRFILVEYQPLKAFLFRERVVNALAAAREETQTQTTRERIDALLSDPLQVTSRDLDALAATPNLSPPIVAQLDDLAARLAEDSKWVSPAELQSAQVQDQGRSFPFIEWAISVNRPNRAGGMGSEDPRTPLETKAGEAVQRLISYLSISERMTDRGDPMRILPRPVNDTQLGYVAATFRKLRSAVAQGQNPSLTPLENDTLFNLNKYLGEISRKKHLEFNPDAGEAWDQEFVVWLKQNHGKDYNYVEWSEQFGWWVPLGVVLATSPEELTRAGYDSEKMAAFRSAFEALESALLESVESPAVEPAREFVASARMLGEATSSYPGESILDWEIRYNKDDPFRLAQIPYLAALVLLILGLVVSSSLGLKANPDAEAPSSLTAQAPWAGRLLAGLGMLAFLVGMGLEVYGFVLRVWITGWAPVTNMYETVVWVGFVTSALAFGLAVLSRRALPAIGGAIVAVVATVLAANVPLGGEEIKSLTPVLRSNYWLTIHVLTIVSSYAAFALALGLGLIGTLVYLTTTYKRSVGYRELVGPAVYGLPILGLGLWGMAAHESATSGFLASKDAYYLAAVVGIGGGFLILTSLFAMLGEAFNRLVLRPGLADAAIPSPGSTETAAKATTSDAPQAQPAERPNVSEILARARASSDAQPPMDPRERSMRRTAASLKPVVAAIYRSMQIGVLLVTAGTILGGAWADVSWGRFWGWDPKEVWALITLLVYLIPLHGRFAGWIGNFGMVASSVVCFMSVLMAWYGVNFVLGVGLHSYGFVEGGGQLTVAAVSAAVISLVSAAALRRGKSYRAAPAPGVATHASVHA; encoded by the coding sequence ATGAACAAGGTTTCAAATTGGAATCGGATTGGGTCCGGTCAAACCGACCTGATCGGGAGGTCGGCGCGATGGTTGGCCGCCTCGACCTTGCTATTGGTGTTGACCATAACCGCGGCGGAACTGCCCACCACGGCGGCCGCCGACGCTCAGCCAGCGATCCCCACCGGCGACACCCCAGCCTACGAGGAACTGGGCCGCTGGGCGATCCAACAGGACGGTCGGCTCAAACCATTCGACACCTACGCGCGCCAGATGATGAAGCGCGTTGCCGGCAAGGAACGGCCTATTGTGGTCGGTCCCGAAGGTGAACGGCGGGTTTGGAATCCGGTGGCGGCCGTCTTCGACTGGGCCATCCACCCCGATGAATGGAACCAACGTCGCTTCATCCTGGTTGAATATCAACCGCTCAAAGCGTTTCTGTTCCGGGAACGGGTGGTCAACGCGCTTGCCGCGGCCCGCGAGGAAACGCAGACCCAAACGACGCGGGAACGCATCGACGCCCTGCTGTCCGACCCGCTCCAGGTCACCTCGCGTGACCTCGACGCGCTGGCCGCCACTCCCAATTTGAGTCCGCCGATCGTGGCCCAGCTCGACGACCTGGCCGCGCGTCTGGCCGAGGATTCCAAGTGGGTCAGTCCCGCGGAACTTCAGTCGGCCCAGGTCCAGGACCAAGGTCGCTCGTTCCCATTTATTGAGTGGGCCATCAGCGTCAACCGTCCCAATCGGGCCGGCGGTATGGGCTCGGAAGACCCTCGCACCCCCCTGGAAACCAAGGCGGGCGAGGCCGTGCAACGGCTCATCAGTTATCTCTCGATCAGTGAACGAATGACCGACCGGGGAGATCCGATGCGAATCCTGCCCCGTCCGGTCAACGACACCCAACTTGGCTACGTCGCGGCCACCTTCCGCAAACTGCGCTCGGCGGTCGCTCAAGGCCAAAATCCCAGCCTGACCCCTCTGGAAAACGACACGCTGTTCAACCTCAATAAATACCTCGGAGAGATCTCCCGCAAGAAGCATCTGGAGTTTAACCCCGACGCCGGAGAGGCTTGGGACCAGGAGTTCGTCGTCTGGCTCAAGCAGAATCACGGCAAGGATTACAACTATGTCGAATGGTCCGAGCAGTTCGGCTGGTGGGTGCCGCTGGGCGTGGTGCTGGCCACCTCGCCCGAGGAACTCACCCGCGCCGGTTACGACTCGGAGAAGATGGCCGCGTTCCGCAGCGCCTTCGAGGCGTTGGAATCCGCGCTGTTGGAGTCGGTCGAATCGCCCGCGGTCGAACCTGCCCGCGAGTTCGTGGCTTCGGCCCGCATGTTGGGGGAAGCGACCTCAAGCTATCCCGGCGAGTCGATTCTGGACTGGGAAATTCGCTACAACAAAGACGACCCCTTCCGACTGGCCCAGATTCCCTACTTGGCGGCGTTGGTGCTGCTGATCCTGGGTCTGGTGGTCTCCTCCTCCCTGGGTCTCAAGGCTAACCCCGACGCCGAAGCGCCCTCGTCGCTAACCGCTCAAGCTCCGTGGGCCGGTCGCCTGCTCGCCGGCTTGGGAATGCTGGCCTTCCTGGTCGGCATGGGGTTGGAGGTTTACGGCTTCGTGCTGCGGGTCTGGATCACCGGCTGGGCTCCGGTGACCAACATGTATGAAACCGTCGTGTGGGTTGGGTTCGTCACCTCGGCCCTGGCCTTTGGCCTGGCGGTGCTGAGCCGTCGCGCCCTGCCAGCCATCGGCGGCGCGATCGTGGCGGTCGTGGCCACCGTGCTGGCGGCCAACGTGCCTCTGGGCGGCGAGGAAATCAAGTCGCTGACTCCGGTGCTGCGGAGCAACTACTGGCTGACCATCCACGTCTTGACGATCGTTTCCAGCTACGCCGCCTTCGCGCTGGCGCTGGGACTGGGCCTGATCGGCACCTTGGTTTACCTGACCACCACCTACAAACGTTCCGTGGGCTACCGCGAACTGGTGGGACCAGCGGTTTATGGCCTGCCGATTTTGGGTCTGGGGCTGTGGGGGATGGCGGCCCACGAGTCGGCTACCTCCGGCTTCCTGGCCAGCAAGGACGCCTACTACCTAGCGGCGGTGGTGGGCATCGGCGGTGGCTTCCTGATCCTCACCAGCCTGTTCGCCATGCTTGGTGAAGCATTCAACCGTCTCGTCCTGCGTCCTGGCCTCGCCGACGCCGCGATCCCCTCTCCGGGTTCGACCGAAACCGCCGCCAAGGCGACCACGTCCGACGCCCCTCAAGCCCAGCCAGCCGAACGCCCCAACGTGTCGGAAATTCTGGCGAGGGCTCGCGCTTCCTCGGACGCCCAACCGCCGATGGACCCCCGCGAGCGTTCCATGCGCCGCACTGCCGCCAGTCTCAAACCGGTGGTGGCCGCGATCTATCGTTCGATGCAAATCGGCGTGCTGTTAGTGACCGCCGGAACGATCTTGGGCGGAGCCTGGGCCGACGTCTCGTGGGGACGGTTCTGGGGGTGGGATCCCAAGGAAGTCTGGGCGCTCATCACCTTGTTGGTCTATCTGATCCCGCTTCACGGACGGTTCGCCGGTTGGATCGGTAACTTCGGGATGGTGGCCTCCTCGGTGGTCTGCTTCATGTCGGTCCTGATGGCCTGGTACGGCGTCAACTTCGTGCTGGGCGTGGGTCTGCACAGTTACGGCTTCGTGGAAGGCGGCGGCCAGTTGACTGTCGCGGCGGTCTCGGCCGCAGTGATCTCGCTGGTCTCGGCCGCAGCGCTGCGACGCGGCAAGTCGTACCGAGCCGCTCCGGCCCCGGGCGTTGCGACTCACGCGTCGGTTCATGCTTGA